CAAGGTCCCTGGCCGAGCCTTTGGCGCGCTGCGAGAAGTCGATGTCCCACCAGCGGCGGGGGGCCGGGACCGGCTTGCCGCGTTCCAACTGCAACAGCCCGGCGGCGGGCAGCTTCTTCACGCCCGCGACGATGCAGGCATGGTCGGGGACGTAGCCGAGCGCCATGAAATCCTCGACCGCGCGGACGTCGACGTCGCGCCGGACGAGCGGATGCGCCAATAACCCCTTGAGTTCGGATGCGAAGGCCACCGCACCGTCGCTCAGCTCGACATAATGGAGCGGCTTCACGCCCAGCCGGTCGCGGACCAGCGTCAGCGTGTTGGCATCGGCATCGTGGATCGCGAAGGCGAACATGCCGGCCAAGCGGTCGAGCAGCCCCGCCCCCCAGGCGCGCCAGCCGTGGAGCAGCACTTCGGTATCGCCCGAGGTGACGAAACGCGCGCCCTTCGCCTCCAATTCGGCACGCAGTTCGGCGAAATTATAGACCTCGCCATTATAGGTGATCGTCAGGCTGCCGGCCTGCATCGGCTGCGGCGATCCGGCGACGTCGATGATCGACAGGCGCCGGTGACCGAGCCCGACGCCGCTGCCGGTCCACACCCCCGCCCCATCCGGGCCGCGATGCGCCTGGGCGTCGGTCATGGCGACGATGCGGGCCGGATCGACCGGTTTGGGCGTGCCGGGGTAGAAGATCCCCGCGATGCCGCACACGCGCCTAGCGCCCCGAAAGGACGGTGTCGGTGACCTTGGCCGGAGAGCCCGCGGCGCTCAGGAACGCGGCGATCGCGGCGCGGGTGTCCGCGCCGCGGCCCTTTACGGCCGAAACATGCAGCGCCACGCCCGCCTGTCGCCCACCCGTCAGCTTCGCCTTCAGCGTCTGCACCTTCACCTGATTGTCGCTCGCGGTAACCATATCGCCGACGCGATACCAAGTCCCGACCAGACGTTCCACCGCGCCCGCCGTGGTAATCCGCTCGATCCGGCCGTTTTGTAGCGGCGCTTCGTCCATGACCTTCACCCAGCGGTCGTTCTCGGCAAGCGTCCCCTGGCCGAAGGCGACGAGTTCATGCCCCTCGCGCTGCCCGGCATAGACCGCAACCGCGACGTCGACGACATGGCCGCGGGCATCGGCGTAGCGACCATATAGGTGGTGATCGGCGGTCGGATAGCTCGGCTGCCAGAAGGCGCGTTGATCGATGCCGACCCGGCGCCAGCCCGGCACGTCGGGCAGATAGAGCTGCGTCGGCAGCGCATCGGCGCGCGACGCGATGACCGCGCCGGTCAGGTACGCAAGCGCGGCGACGGCGATCGCCACAGCGCCGACCAGGCCATCCTTGGCCGGCCGAAACGGCGTGGGGGCAATGCGGTCGATATCGACCCAGGAAGCGTCGGGATCGCGATCGAACCAGCGCCAGCCGATCGCGAGAACGCCCGCCATGACCAGGGCAAAGAACACCCAGCCGTAGACGATATGGTCGAACCCCGTCGCCGCTTCGACCGAGGTCAGATGCGCGGCGTAGATCGTGCCGAACGCGCGAACGCCGTTCGCCAGCACCGGCACGACCATCGCCATCGCGAAGAAGGCGGCCCGGCGGGGCCAACTGACGTAGCAGACGTTGGCGACGAGCGCGCCATAGGCGATCATCGCGATGACGAACTTCGCGCCCGAACAGGCCTCCGCCACTTCGAACCAGCCGGTCGGCGTGGTGATCAGCACGCCATCGGTCGTGGCGGGCACGCCGAAAAGGTGGAGCAGCGGGACCGCGATGTCGCGGGTGACGACCTGTAGCGGCGCATCGAGCGATTCGCCGAAGGGGACGAGAAAGAGCAGATAGGCGAGCGGAAACAGCAGTGCGCGGGTGACCTGCGGTCCCAGCAGCGCGACGACCGCACCTTGCAGCATCAGGATCAGGCCGGTGTGGCGAAACAGCGCGACGCCGGCAATATCGCCCAGGAACCAGGCCGCTGCACCCAGTGCGCCGACGGCCACGCCCGGCCACCAGGCGGCGGGGGCCAGGCGCGCGACTTCGTCGCGGCGTTGCCACACCAGCCAGCCGACGACCGGCAGGACGAACAGGCAATGGCCGAAGGTGGTCGAGTTCCAGTAGATCTGCGCAAGGTCGGCAACGTCGCGGTGGAAGATGACCAGCGTCGCCGCCCAGACCCCGGCGAGGGTCGCAAGCGCCGTGCGCCAGCGCTCGGTCGGCGCGAAGGCGGCAGCGGGGATGGCGATGGTCATGCGCCAGCCTTTGACCGGAGCCGATCGCCCTCACCCTTCCCACCGCCCACGGCGGCGGGGCCCTTCCCTCTCCCAACGGGAGAGGGAGGGAGCGGCAGCGTCGCGGAAGGGTGCGGGCGAGCGCGGGCAAGCCTCAACAACCCATCCAACCCCGCCAATCGCGCATCCCAGCCATAGCGCGCCTGGACCTGCCGCCGCGCCGCCTGGCCCAGCGCATCCCCAGCCGCCCGATCCGCAATCAGGGCAGAGACTTCCTGCGCGAAGCCCGCGGCATCGCCCGCGGTGCGCAGCGTGCCGCCATGATCGATCCCTTCCGCCGCGACGTCGGACACGACCACCGGCCGGGCCATCGCCATCGCCTCGAGCACCTTGTTCTGGATGCCCCGCGCAATCCGCAGCGGCGCGACCGCGACAGCCGCTGCCGCCAGCCAGCCGCGGACGTCGGCGACTTCCCCTGTGACGATCACGCGGTCGCTGGCCAGTGCATGCACCTCCGCGGTCGGCGCCCGGCCGACGATCGCAAAGGTCGCCTCGGGGATTTGTGGCAGGACGTCGGTTGCGAACCAGCGGACTGCCGCGACATTGGGCGCATAATCCATCTGGCCGGTGAAGACGATCAGGGGATCACCCGCGTCGACGGGAACGAAATCGGCGTCAGGATCGAATTTGACGGTGTCGATGCCGTTTTCGACCACGCGAATGTCGCCTGTGCCGCCGATCGAGCGGAACAGCGCGGCCTCTGCATCGCTCACGAACAGGCTGGCGTCGACCCGGGCGGCGACGGCGCGGTCGAAGCGGGCGAGCAGGCGTTCCTCGCGCGCGAACAGCCAGCGCTGGGGGAAGCCCGCGCCGCGCGCATATTCGCCGAACTTGACCGAATCGACGTCGCAGAAATCCATGATCGTCCGCGCCGGCAGGTGCGTCGGCAGATATTGCGCCATCGCGCTGGAGAAGACGTAGATCGCATCGATCGGATGCGTGGCGAGAAGCTGATCCACCGCCGCCCGGAACTGCTCGTCGGCGAAGGCGGCTTCGGACACCGATCGGCCGGACAGCAAAGCTTCGATCGCCGCGCGCGGTTTCGATTTGACGCGCGGCACGATGTGCTGGCTCGCGCACAGGTCCGGCGTGTCGAGATCGCGCGGATCGTCGGCGAACGCCACCAGATGCACGTTCGCGCGCGCGTTCAGATACCGCAGCACATTGTAGGCGCGAATCTTGTCGCCGCGATCGGGTGGAAACGGCACGCGATGGGCGAGAAAGAGGATGTCCATCAGCCGAGCCCGCGCGATAGCCAGGGGCCGACCAGGTTCGCGATCGGCAGCGGCAGCGTCTTCCACAGGGCGATCTTGCGCGCGTATTTCGGATCGAGCGGGTTGACGCTGCGCGGCGCGGCATCATCGGCGGTGCGAACGTGATAGGCGAGCGGTTGCCCCTCGAAGCCCCAGTTGCGCTTGAATGCGGCAGCGCCGGTGCCGACTTTCGACCGGCCGAAGTCGAATCGCGTACAGCCGCGCCGGCGGGCATGGTTCATCAGCGCGAAGTACATCGCGTCGTTCGCGCGCAGCCCCCGCGCCGCTTCGGTGCCGCCGCCCCAATAGGGATAGACCGTCCCGCGCCAATAGAGGCTCAGTACGCTGGCGACGGGAACGCCCTGATGACGCACCGTCAGGATGTCGGCCGCGTCGCCGAACGCATCGAGCACCGCGGCAAACAGGGTTTTGGGGAAAACCGGCGTGCCGAGGTTGCGAACCGATTCGGCATAGACGCGGTAATGCGCGGCGCGATCGTCATCGACGGAGATCGTCAGCCCCTTGTCGAACGACTTGCGGACCTCGGCGCGCTGTTTGCGCGGGATCGCAAGCAATTGCGCGTCGTCGTCGGTCGCGAGATCGCGGACGAAGCCGAGATAGCTATCGGTGTTGGTGTGAAATCCGGTCGGCGCCGGCCCGCCCCGCAGTTCGAGCGAGGTCGCGCCCTGGGCCACCGCGATGCGCCAGGCGTCGTCGGCCAGCGCCTGCGCAGTCGCGGCGTCGTCGGCCAGCACCCCGCCATCGACACCGAAGCCGGCGGAGACGAGCGCCGTGCCGAACAGGCGCGACGTCACGAGCGTCAGCGGCAGGACCCCGGCGATGGCGCCGTCCGCCCCCTCGGCGACCAGATAGCGGTCCTGCTGCCCACATCCCCTGGCGACCGCGGCGCTCCACTCGGCGAGATGGAAGGGCGTGCCCTCCGGGTGGGCGGCGACATAGGCGGCGATGCGCGGTGCGTCGTGAGTGTCCGCCGGGCGGATGGCAACGGGCCTGGCAAGCAAGGGCATCGTCACTGCAACCGCTCCGCTTCCCGCGCGACGACATGGTCGACGCGGCCCCAATCATGGCGGCGGATCAGATGACGCAGCTTGCCCGCCATCGCGCCCAGGCGGGTGTAATGCCGCAGCCTGGACTTGAGAGGTGCACCCGCAACCCGGGGCTGATCGGGATCGACCTCCCATGGGTGAAAATAGAAGACGCCGGGGCGGCCGGCGCGCGCGTTCACCTGCCGCACGGCCTGATCGGTCAGTACGCTCGGCAACAGGCGGAAAAAGCCGCCCCCCGTGGTCATGCTGCGTCCGGCGATGCGGATCATCGTGACCGGCAGTTCGATGAAATCGCTGCCCGCGACCGGGCGATGCGCGGCGATCGGCGCATCCGCCCAGCCGTAATGGTCGTGGCGGATGGGGGCGACGCTGGAGGAATAGGCATAGCCCTCCTCGGCGAGGATCGGATGCGCCCACGGCGTGCGCGGATCGATCGAGAAGCTCGGCGCGCGATAGCCGGTGATGGCGACGCCGCCGGCATCCTCCAGCGCGGCGCGAGAGCGGCGAAGGTCGGCACGAAACCGGTCGGGCGTGAAGGTGAAGACCCGCGCGTGGTCGTAACCGTGGCTGGCGAGCTCATGCCCTTCATCCACGATGCGGCGCATCAGCGCGCCGTGACGCTCGGCCACCCAGCCGAGCGTGAAGAAGGTCGCCTTGACGCCGCTTTCCCCGAACAGGTCGAGCACGCGGGTCGTGTTGTCGGCGACGCGGGACTGCAGCCCGTCCCAATCGGCGCGCGCGATCGTATTCTCGAAGGCGCCGACCTGGAACCATTCCTCGACATCGACGGACAGGGCATTCTGCATGGGGTCGGAGCCTATCGGTGATGTCTTACAAAGTCGTCAGTGACCGCACGCGAGTCCGTCATTCCCGCGCAGGCGGGATGACGACGGTTTGGGCGGCGCTCAGCCCAGCTTGCCTCGCAACTCGCCGGCGTCGCCGCGGCCGGTTTCCATCCAGTCGACCATCAGCGTTAGGATGCGACGCATGGCTTCGTCCTGTTCGTCCATGCGCTTGTCGATCACGGCAAGACGCCGGGCGAGGTCGAGATCGGCGACGGGAGCGGGCGCCGCTACCGGCGTCGGTTCCGGGTCCGGCTGGCGCTCGGGCTGGCGAAGCGGCCATTCCATGACGGTCGGTTCGGGTTCAGGCGGAGCTGCAGCGACGACCGGTTCGGGCTCCGGCACGGGGTCGGGCTCGACATGCGGTGCGGGTTCGATCGGTCCCTCCGGTGCGGCATCGACCGGAGCGAGGATCGACCGGCGCCCACGAAGCTTGACCGGATCGAACAGACGCGGGGTCGTGCTGATCTCGACCGGGCGCATGGCGATCGGCTCGGGATCGGCGGCGACGGGGGCCGGCGTTTCGACGGGCATGTCCAACGGGGCTTCGACAGGCGTTTCGACGGCGATCGGTCGCGGTGTATCGACCACCGGTGCTTCGGCCTGGATCGGCAGCGGTGCCGGGGTGGGTTCGTCTGCGACGTCCGGTTCGGTCACGGGAGCAGCCGTTGCTTCATCCGCTACCGGAGCAGACTTGACCGGCGCGGCCCCCCGCATGCCATCGCCCGCCAGATCGTCGGCGACCGCATGGACGTGCGCGGCGGTGAAGGTCTCGACCCCCTCCATCGCGCCGTACAGCAGCACCCGGCTGACCAGGTTGTTGATCCGCCGCGGGATGCCGCCGGACCAGGCGTAGATCGTCGCGAGCGCCTGCGTGTTGAACCGCGGCGTGCCGGTCCAGCCGCAAATGCTCAGGCGATGGACGAGATACGCCTCCAGCTCGTCGGCCTCCATCGGCCCCAGATGGTGCATGGCGATGACGCGCTGGCGCAGTTGCTCCAGCCCGTCGGCGGCGAGCTTGTCGCGGAATTCGGGCTGGCCGAGCAGAAAGATCTGCAGCATCGCATGGCCGCCGGCCTGGAAGTTGGAGAGCATGCGCAGCTCCTCCAGGCTGTCGACCGGCAGCGCCTGCGCCTCGTCGACGATCAGGAGCGTGCGGCGACCGCCGCGTGCGACGGCGTGCAGCCCGCGCTCGATGCTGGCCAGCATCGCGGCCTTCGTCATGCCGTCGGCATCGACGCCGAGACCGGCGCACACCGTGCGCAGCAGGTCGTCGGCGACGATCTGGGTCGACACGATCTTGATGACGTTGAGGCGATCGGCATCGACCGTGTCGGTCAGATGGCCCACGAGCGTCGTCTTGCCGGCGCCGATGTCGCCGGTGATGACGATGAAGCCCTCACCCTGCGAGAGGCCGTAGCCGAGGTACGCCATCGCCTTCTTGTGCGTGGCGGTGTCGAACCAGAACCGCGGGTCCGGCGTCAGCTGGAATGGGCGACCGGTCAGCCCGTAATGCTCTTCGTACATCGTCGTTGCCTTTCTTCAGGCGCAAATCGCAAGTCAACGGAGGGAGTAGCGCAGGCCGAGCAGCGCCTGACCGGACACGTCGGAGGCGACGTTGTTCTGGTCGAACGCGTAGACGCCCAGCGACGCGATCGCGCCCAGCCGGCCGAAGGTGTAGGAATAGCTGGTATTGCCCCCCACCCCGAGGACGTTGGGCGCACCGCCCAGCCCGCTGTCGAAATAGGTGACATACGCATCGGCCGTCAGCGACGAGCGCGCATCGAAGGCGCGACCCAGCGTGACTTGGCCGAAATACATGTCGTCGCGGATGCCGCGCAGCACCGCAGCGGGACCGCTGTTCGGAACCAGGAAGCTGCGGTTGGCATAGCCCGCGCCGACGCCCAGCGACCACGGCCCCGACACCGTCGAAACGACGCCGACGATGCCGCGCGAGCGGAAGCTGGCGGTGGTCAGCGCGCCAAGCAGCGGCGTCAGACAGCCGCCGGAGGCCTGCACGCCGGTAAAGCCGCCCGCGCTCTGGCCGTCGCCGAACACGCAGCCGCTGAACTGGTCGCCGAACGGATCGGGCTGGGTGACGAAGCTGGTCGGCAGCGCCGCGAGCGTGTCGCTCAGGCCCCGGCCGATGCTGTCGATGCTGTCGTAGACGCCGATATTCACCCCGGTGCGGTTCGACACCGCCCAGCTGAACGAGCCCGTATAGCTCGTCGTGTCGTAGCGGCGCCCGACGCGGCCCTGCAGCGTGGTGCGCTCGCTCGGCCGCCAGATGACGCCGGCATCCCAGAACAGTCCGTCGGTCTCATAGGCCAATCGCCGGGGCGAGGCGGCGTCGGTGACGAACCGGCCGTTGTTGTCGAGAACGGGCGCACCCGTGACCGGATCGACCACCGCATCGCGCGCGCTGAGGCGGATGTTCTCATAGCCTGCGCCCGCGGTCAGCGCGACCGTCGGCGACAGCGGCAGGACCGCATCGATCCGGGCGTATTTGCCGTCGTAGCGCTGGTCGAGCTGGCTGATATCCTCCCGCTCCCACGCGCCGCTGAGCGTCAGGCCGATCGGCAGATAGGTGCCCGCCCGCGTCCCGATCGACGCCATCGCCATGTGGTTGGTCGATGCGTCGTAATTGTCGAGTACCGGCTGACCGGGGATACCGAAGTCGAAG
The nucleotide sequence above comes from Roseomonas aeriglobus. Encoded proteins:
- the xrtA gene encoding exosortase A; this encodes MTIAIPAAAFAPTERWRTALATLAGVWAATLVIFHRDVADLAQIYWNSTTFGHCLFVLPVVGWLVWQRRDEVARLAPAAWWPGVAVGALGAAAWFLGDIAGVALFRHTGLILMLQGAVVALLGPQVTRALLFPLAYLLFLVPFGESLDAPLQVVTRDIAVPLLHLFGVPATTDGVLITTPTGWFEVAEACSGAKFVIAMIAYGALVANVCYVSWPRRAAFFAMAMVVPVLANGVRAFGTIYAAHLTSVEAATGFDHIVYGWVFFALVMAGVLAIGWRWFDRDPDASWVDIDRIAPTPFRPAKDGLVGAVAIAVAALAYLTGAVIASRADALPTQLYLPDVPGWRRVGIDQRAFWQPSYPTADHHLYGRYADARGHVVDVAVAVYAGQREGHELVAFGQGTLAENDRWVKVMDEAPLQNGRIERITTAGAVERLVGTWYRVGDMVTASDNQVKVQTLKAKLTGGRQAGVALHVSAVKGRGADTRAAIAAFLSAAGSPAKVTDTVLSGR
- a CDS encoding TIGR03087 family PEP-CTERM/XrtA system glycosyltransferase; the protein is MDILFLAHRVPFPPDRGDKIRAYNVLRYLNARANVHLVAFADDPRDLDTPDLCASQHIVPRVKSKPRAAIEALLSGRSVSEAAFADEQFRAAVDQLLATHPIDAIYVFSSAMAQYLPTHLPARTIMDFCDVDSVKFGEYARGAGFPQRWLFAREERLLARFDRAVAARVDASLFVSDAEAALFRSIGGTGDIRVVENGIDTVKFDPDADFVPVDAGDPLIVFTGQMDYAPNVAAVRWFATDVLPQIPEATFAIVGRAPTAEVHALASDRVIVTGEVADVRGWLAAAAVAVAPLRIARGIQNKVLEAMAMARPVVVSDVAAEGIDHGGTLRTAGDAAGFAQEVSALIADRAAGDALGQAARRQVQARYGWDARLAGLDGLLRLARARPHPSATLPLPPSPVGRGKGPAAVGGGKGEGDRLRSKAGA
- a CDS encoding FemAB family PEP-CTERM system-associated protein codes for the protein MTMPLLARPVAIRPADTHDAPRIAAYVAAHPEGTPFHLAEWSAAVARGCGQQDRYLVAEGADGAIAGVLPLTLVTSRLFGTALVSAGFGVDGGVLADDAATAQALADDAWRIAVAQGATSLELRGGPAPTGFHTNTDSYLGFVRDLATDDDAQLLAIPRKQRAEVRKSFDKGLTISVDDDRAAHYRVYAESVRNLGTPVFPKTLFAAVLDAFGDAADILTVRHQGVPVASVLSLYWRGTVYPYWGGGTEAARGLRANDAMYFALMNHARRRGCTRFDFGRSKVGTGAAAFKRNWGFEGQPLAYHVRTADDAAPRSVNPLDPKYARKIALWKTLPLPIANLVGPWLSRGLG
- a CDS encoding DUF3473 domain-containing protein, producing MQNALSVDVEEWFQVGAFENTIARADWDGLQSRVADNTTRVLDLFGESGVKATFFTLGWVAERHGALMRRIVDEGHELASHGYDHARVFTFTPDRFRADLRRSRAALEDAGGVAITGYRAPSFSIDPRTPWAHPILAEEGYAYSSSVAPIRHDHYGWADAPIAAHRPVAGSDFIELPVTMIRIAGRSMTTGGGFFRLLPSVLTDQAVRQVNARAGRPGVFYFHPWEVDPDQPRVAGAPLKSRLRHYTRLGAMAGKLRHLIRRHDWGRVDHVVAREAERLQ
- a CDS encoding AAA family ATPase, giving the protein MYEEHYGLTGRPFQLTPDPRFWFDTATHKKAMAYLGYGLSQGEGFIVITGDIGAGKTTLVGHLTDTVDADRLNVIKIVSTQIVADDLLRTVCAGLGVDADGMTKAAMLASIERGLHAVARGGRRTLLIVDEAQALPVDSLEELRMLSNFQAGGHAMLQIFLLGQPEFRDKLAADGLEQLRQRVIAMHHLGPMEADELEAYLVHRLSICGWTGTPRFNTQALATIYAWSGGIPRRINNLVSRVLLYGAMEGVETFTAAHVHAVADDLAGDGMRGAAPVKSAPVADEATAAPVTEPDVADEPTPAPLPIQAEAPVVDTPRPIAVETPVEAPLDMPVETPAPVAADPEPIAMRPVEISTTPRLFDPVKLRGRRSILAPVDAAPEGPIEPAPHVEPDPVPEPEPVVAAAPPEPEPTVMEWPLRQPERQPDPEPTPVAAPAPVADLDLARRLAVIDKRMDEQDEAMRRILTLMVDWMETGRGDAGELRGKLG